In Streptomyces qaidamensis, one DNA window encodes the following:
- a CDS encoding nuclear transport factor 2 family protein: MNEADLQRLIDESEVRKLVQEHYRALDDANFDALNSLYTDDAVFEIGGQIHRGRKAIVDTPGNTIGRAYEVTYHHIGQIYVDLDGDEARGVAYVIAYHLPNAAELMKHEDAGGKFHVTARRTEDGWRFTQVRLEIVFTQGDPMRVHV; this comes from the coding sequence GTGAATGAAGCAGATTTGCAGCGCCTGATTGACGAGTCGGAAGTCCGAAAACTTGTTCAGGAGCATTACCGAGCGCTCGACGACGCAAATTTCGACGCATTAAATTCGCTGTACACCGACGATGCTGTGTTTGAGATCGGCGGGCAGATTCATCGCGGTCGGAAAGCGATTGTCGACACCCCTGGAAATACTATCGGGCGCGCCTATGAGGTGACGTATCACCACATTGGGCAGATTTACGTCGACCTCGATGGAGACGAGGCAAGGGGCGTGGCCTACGTCATCGCGTATCACCTCCCGAATGCGGCGGAGCTGATGAAGCACGAGGATGCTGGTGGCAAGTTTCACGTCACCGCCCGACGAACAGAGGACGGCTGGCGATTCACGCAGGTCCGTCTCGAGATTGTCTTCACTCAAGGGGACCCCATGAGAGTCCACGTCTAA
- a CDS encoding PucR family transcriptional regulator, whose protein sequence is MGDGSTRPVPADPRHGEPRGRLIDYVFAERVTLAARCVEGMRSAIPVYQSLDPDDLTRASIRNIELLFTSVAQGRPLEPQELTEIAAHGRRRAEMGVSIDDLLRSWRLSIGTFTASIRQFAREHAIAEPVLLQLVIDAHTHSDSAMVAAASGHREAELEMVGNERHRRADLVRGVLYGTLSPADLRVRARAYGVEVTAIYHALRARPRAGQTTAKLERHLELSGIPHHGLITVIDGDLVGFVDRAPGPDLPGFVGIGPASRLDRLEESFRSATRALDTAAAFGMEGVHDLESLGVRPAVVADQEVGDILVRRYVEPLSTLPHDMGDTLARTVERYLSNGRRIDPTAEELVVHPNTLRYRIRRFEDIARCDLREPEAALEVWWALQRRRLNPGPPA, encoded by the coding sequence ATGGGCGACGGATCCACCCGGCCGGTCCCTGCGGATCCGCGACACGGAGAACCCAGAGGGCGACTGATCGACTACGTATTCGCCGAGCGCGTGACATTGGCCGCTCGCTGCGTGGAAGGCATGCGCAGTGCCATCCCCGTCTACCAGTCGCTCGATCCTGACGATCTGACCCGAGCAAGCATTCGCAATATCGAACTTTTGTTCACTTCCGTTGCGCAGGGCCGGCCTCTGGAGCCGCAGGAGCTGACCGAGATCGCCGCGCACGGGAGGCGACGCGCGGAGATGGGCGTCTCGATCGACGACCTGCTGCGCAGCTGGCGGCTCAGCATCGGCACATTCACCGCGTCGATCAGGCAGTTCGCCCGCGAGCACGCCATCGCCGAACCGGTACTGCTGCAACTCGTCATCGACGCGCACACCCACTCCGACAGCGCCATGGTGGCTGCGGCGAGCGGACACCGCGAGGCCGAGCTCGAGATGGTGGGCAACGAGCGCCACAGGCGGGCAGACCTCGTCCGCGGTGTGCTGTACGGGACACTGAGCCCCGCCGACCTCCGAGTCCGCGCGCGGGCCTACGGGGTGGAGGTCACCGCGATATACCACGCCCTTCGAGCTCGCCCACGCGCAGGGCAGACCACCGCGAAACTGGAGCGCCACCTGGAGCTGTCCGGCATCCCCCACCACGGGCTGATCACGGTCATCGACGGCGACCTCGTCGGCTTCGTCGACCGGGCGCCGGGGCCCGATCTCCCCGGCTTCGTGGGTATCGGTCCGGCGAGCAGACTCGACAGGCTCGAAGAATCCTTCCGCAGCGCCACCCGTGCACTCGACACCGCCGCGGCCTTCGGTATGGAAGGTGTTCACGACTTGGAAAGCCTCGGCGTTCGCCCGGCGGTCGTAGCGGACCAGGAAGTCGGCGACATCCTCGTCCGGCGTTATGTCGAACCGCTCTCAACGCTTCCCCATGACATGGGAGACACGCTGGCCAGGACCGTCGAACGCTACCTCTCCAACGGCCGGCGAATCGATCCGACGGCCGAGGAGCTGGTCGTGCATCCCAACACACTGCGCTACCGCATCAGGCGGTTCGAAGACATCGCGCGGTGCGATCTGCGTGAGCCGGAAGCCGCGCTCGAAGTCTGGTGGGCTCTGCAGCGCCGGCGTCTCAACCCGGGTCCACCGGCATGA
- a CDS encoding SMP-30/gluconolactonase/LRE family protein, which translates to MPDIDRAARELKVVLEDYSFLECPRWHEGRLWVSDFYTEQVVATDGRGDTEVIAEVSNEPSGLGFLPDGRLLIASSRDRRLLVRDASGQLDEYADLSGLVPWKLNDMVVDAQGRAYVGNFGFDLMGGGAARPTNLVRVDPDGTASTVADNLAFPNGMVILPQGVLVVAESLGNRLTAFDIAEDGGLTNRRPWAEFGPAPRSDNVAEALGHLQVVPDGICADAEGAIWVADAIHARAIRVREGGEIVDEIATGGTGVFACMLGGDDGRTLFLCAAPSFLEHERRPVREAQLLATRVDVPHGGKP; encoded by the coding sequence ATGCCGGACATCGATCGGGCTGCCCGTGAACTGAAGGTCGTGCTCGAGGACTACTCGTTCCTGGAGTGCCCCCGCTGGCACGAGGGCCGGCTGTGGGTGTCGGATTTCTACACCGAGCAGGTGGTGGCCACTGACGGCCGCGGTGACACGGAGGTGATCGCCGAGGTGTCGAACGAGCCGTCGGGCCTGGGCTTCCTGCCCGACGGGCGGCTGCTCATCGCGTCGTCGCGCGACCGCCGGCTGCTCGTGCGCGACGCGTCGGGGCAGCTCGACGAGTACGCCGATCTGTCCGGCCTGGTGCCGTGGAAGCTCAACGACATGGTCGTGGACGCCCAGGGCCGCGCCTACGTCGGCAACTTCGGCTTCGACCTCATGGGAGGCGGTGCCGCCCGCCCGACCAACCTGGTCCGGGTCGACCCGGACGGCACCGCAAGCACGGTGGCCGACAATCTGGCGTTCCCCAATGGCATGGTCATCCTGCCGCAGGGCGTCCTGGTGGTCGCCGAGAGCCTCGGCAACCGGCTCACGGCGTTCGACATCGCGGAGGACGGGGGCCTGACCAACCGCCGTCCCTGGGCGGAGTTCGGTCCGGCACCGCGCAGCGACAACGTCGCCGAGGCCCTGGGGCATCTCCAGGTCGTGCCGGACGGAATCTGTGCCGATGCCGAAGGCGCCATCTGGGTCGCCGACGCCATCCATGCCCGGGCCATCCGCGTCCGGGAGGGTGGTGAGATCGTCGACGAGATCGCCACCGGTGGTACGGGCGTGTTCGCCTGCATGCTCGGCGGCGACGACGGCAGAACCCTGTTCCTCTGCGCGGCACCGTCGTTCCTAGAGCACGAGCGCCGTCCGGTACGGGAGGCGCAGCTGCTGGCCACCCGCGTCGACGTCCCCCACGGCGGCAAGCCCTGA
- a CDS encoding long-chain-fatty-acid--CoA ligase, with protein sequence MTFNLATTLRESAGMNPDRPLIHFADRAFTYTEVDRISGRVASGLLGLGLEPGDKVAVQLPNLPQFLFTYFGILKAGLVMVPLNPLLTAPEITYHLQDSDAKVLVTFEQSAEAAHRGAALVGGITTFVVNIPGSDLRPGGTRHYDELYSEDTGEIHPTTAYDTAVLLYTSGTTGKPKGAELTHLQLYMNCTIVGEVLGFRPDDVGVAVLPLFHVFGLSSVLNVAVRCGGTLVLLPRFEATAVLESIDKHRCTHFYGVPTMYVELLRADVTARNLSSLRRCISGGSAIPGEVIRALEEKIPGMVVLEGYGLSETASCTTFNTSAEQRKVLSVGKPIWGVEVRVVDESDKELPPGRDHVGEIVIRGHNIFKGYHNRPEATAEALRGGWFRTGDLGCRDEDGYVFIVDRKKDLVIRGGYNVYPREVEEVLYEHPAVAEAAVVGKPDEKFGEEVLAFVTLKQGTQVSGADIIAFCKERLAAYKYPREIRLLSELPKGPSGKILKRHLRS encoded by the coding sequence ATGACGTTCAATCTCGCCACCACTCTCCGTGAGTCCGCCGGGATGAACCCCGACAGGCCTCTCATCCACTTCGCCGACAGGGCGTTCACATACACCGAGGTGGACAGGATCTCGGGCCGAGTCGCCTCGGGCCTGCTGGGCCTCGGCTTGGAGCCGGGTGACAAGGTGGCCGTACAACTGCCGAACCTGCCGCAGTTCCTGTTCACCTACTTCGGCATCCTCAAGGCCGGACTGGTGATGGTGCCGCTGAACCCGCTGCTCACGGCGCCGGAGATCACCTACCACCTGCAGGACAGCGACGCCAAGGTCCTGGTCACCTTCGAGCAGTCCGCCGAAGCGGCACACCGCGGCGCGGCCCTGGTCGGCGGCATCACGACGTTCGTGGTGAACATCCCGGGAAGCGACCTGCGTCCGGGTGGTACCAGGCACTATGACGAGCTGTACTCCGAGGACACGGGGGAGATCCACCCGACGACCGCTTACGACACCGCGGTGCTGCTGTACACCAGCGGCACCACCGGGAAACCGAAGGGCGCGGAGCTGACACACCTCCAGCTCTACATGAACTGCACGATCGTCGGGGAGGTACTCGGCTTCCGGCCCGACGACGTCGGGGTCGCGGTGCTGCCGCTGTTCCATGTCTTCGGCCTGTCCAGTGTCCTGAACGTGGCGGTGCGCTGCGGCGGCACGCTCGTGCTGCTGCCACGGTTCGAGGCCACCGCTGTCCTGGAGTCGATCGACAAGCACCGGTGCACGCACTTCTACGGTGTGCCGACCATGTACGTCGAGCTCCTCAGGGCCGACGTCACCGCCCGGAACCTCTCCAGCCTGCGCAGGTGCATCTCGGGTGGCTCCGCGATCCCCGGAGAGGTGATCCGGGCCCTGGAGGAGAAGATCCCCGGCATGGTCGTCCTCGAGGGCTACGGGTTGTCCGAGACGGCCAGCTGTACCACCTTCAACACGAGCGCCGAGCAGCGCAAGGTGCTGTCCGTCGGCAAGCCGATCTGGGGTGTCGAGGTGCGCGTGGTCGACGAATCCGACAAGGAGCTGCCGCCGGGCAGGGATCATGTGGGAGAGATCGTGATCCGGGGACACAACATCTTCAAGGGCTACCACAACAGGCCCGAGGCTACGGCCGAAGCGCTCCGGGGCGGCTGGTTCCGCACCGGCGATCTGGGTTGTCGGGACGAGGACGGATATGTCTTCATCGTCGACCGGAAGAAGGACCTGGTGATCCGGGGCGGCTACAACGTCTACCCCCGGGAGGTGGAGGAGGTCCTCTACGAGCATCCCGCCGTCGCCGAGGCGGCCGTCGTCGGCAAGCCCGACGAGAAGTTCGGCGAGGAGGTGCTGGCGTTCGTCACCCTGAAGCAGGGCACGCAGGTCTCCGGCGCGGACATCATCGCGTTCTGCAAGGAACGTCTGGCCGCCTACAAGTACCCGCGGGAGATCCGGCTCCTGTCCGAACTGCCCAAGGGACCCTCCGGCAAGATCCTCAAGCGACACCTGCGCTCCTGA
- a CDS encoding PucR family transcriptional regulator yields MTGTTLGGDSEELIRGVSRAILADPGILMPVYAAVVDAAGGRFAADPSIVEALGEATRENALHWTRSMYEHPRLRVAPTLSSQVVGVAREGFRWGTEKTLRTAYRAGEQAMWSLWMRLAFSLHDEPEVLLPALDHVSRSLARWVEDTSAALLDLLERERTALSGDAQVRRLELVNLVLGGSSAPTDHLEQALRYPLSASHLGVIVSAPPRLADRARLVQAAGIVGRLTQSAHQLLVHASTSSLWLWVTPRALMTPDDLETATAQHPDVRLVVGPRDEGVDGFRRSHHRALEAQRLVRDHGEQRIVFYDDVAAVLLLAAESARLREFVHTTLGPLASGPAELRQTLRVFIRERYNASQTARLLYTHRNTVLQRVRRAEQLLPTTLARHGTNVGLALDAMHWLNVRLD; encoded by the coding sequence GTGACTGGCACCACGCTCGGAGGTGACTCCGAGGAGCTCATTCGCGGCGTCTCGAGAGCGATACTCGCCGATCCGGGCATTCTCATGCCGGTGTACGCGGCGGTCGTCGACGCCGCGGGCGGCCGGTTCGCTGCCGATCCGTCCATTGTCGAGGCGCTCGGCGAGGCGACCCGGGAGAACGCGCTCCACTGGACGCGGTCGATGTACGAGCACCCCCGGCTGCGGGTCGCACCCACCTTGAGCAGTCAGGTCGTCGGCGTCGCGAGAGAAGGGTTCCGCTGGGGTACGGAGAAGACACTCCGCACGGCATATCGCGCCGGTGAGCAGGCGATGTGGTCCCTCTGGATGCGGCTGGCCTTCTCACTGCACGACGAGCCCGAGGTCCTGCTGCCCGCTCTCGACCACGTCTCCCGTTCGCTCGCCCGCTGGGTCGAGGACACCTCCGCCGCGCTGCTGGACCTCCTCGAGAGGGAACGCACGGCCCTGTCGGGTGACGCACAGGTTCGACGGCTCGAACTGGTCAATCTCGTGCTCGGAGGCTCCTCCGCGCCGACGGACCACCTGGAGCAGGCCCTCCGATACCCGCTGTCGGCCTCCCACCTGGGCGTCATCGTCTCCGCACCGCCGCGACTCGCGGACCGCGCACGTCTCGTGCAGGCCGCGGGCATCGTCGGCCGACTCACCCAGTCGGCGCATCAGCTTCTCGTCCATGCCAGCACGTCGTCGCTCTGGCTGTGGGTGACGCCGCGGGCACTCATGACGCCGGACGACCTTGAAACCGCCACGGCACAGCACCCCGACGTGAGGCTCGTCGTCGGGCCGCGGGACGAGGGGGTGGACGGCTTCAGACGCAGCCACCACAGGGCACTGGAAGCACAGCGGCTGGTCCGCGACCACGGCGAGCAGCGGATCGTCTTCTACGACGATGTCGCCGCCGTGCTCCTTCTGGCCGCGGAAAGCGCCCGGCTTCGGGAATTCGTCCACACGACGCTCGGCCCCCTGGCCTCGGGCCCCGCCGAACTGCGACAGACGCTGAGGGTGTTCATCCGGGAGCGGTACAACGCGTCACAGACGGCTCGTCTGCTGTACACGCATCGAAACACCGTTCTGCAGCGTGTCCGCCGCGCCGAACAGCTCCTCCCGACGACACTCGCGCGGCACGGCACCAACGTGGGTCTGGCGCTGGATGCGATGCACTGGCTGAACGTGCGGCTCGACTGA
- a CDS encoding DNA repair ATPase, whose amino-acid sequence MSTPVGRLTTATRRTEEIGSTPLELTSSERLRTERSCVPRDIVSVGDTLLFGRNVFLALKPETMVGDVFALYDRDLNRPPEDAVPSLLDDPAFDRELAARFRLQPPDPQTSGGDVHSRQGRKPATAGRPCSGGAREVAELRPRYRTCPVIGRRRGGPGGAPGRRRRRGSRRRPW is encoded by the coding sequence GTGAGCACACCGGTCGGCCGCCTGACGACGGCCACCCGCCGAACCGAGGAGATCGGCTCCACCCCGCTGGAGCTGACGAGCAGCGAGCGGCTGCGCACCGAGCGCAGCTGCGTGCCGCGCGACATCGTCTCCGTGGGCGACACACTGCTCTTCGGCCGCAACGTCTTCCTCGCGCTCAAGCCGGAGACGATGGTGGGTGACGTCTTCGCGCTGTACGACCGCGACCTGAACCGGCCGCCTGAGGACGCCGTGCCGAGCCTGCTCGACGACCCCGCCTTCGACCGGGAGCTCGCCGCCCGCTTCCGGCTGCAACCGCCAGACCCGCAGACCAGCGGGGGTGACGTACACAGCAGGCAAGGCCGCAAGCCGGCGACCGCCGGCCGGCCGTGCAGCGGGGGCGCACGCGAAGTGGCGGAGCTGCGCCCCCGCTATCGCACATGTCCGGTCATCGGTCGTAGGCGAGGCGGGCCTGGCGGGGCACCGGGCCGAAGGCGCCGGCGTGGAAGTCGGCGAAGGCCTTGGTGA
- a CDS encoding pirin family protein translates to MTEQLTGERTLTRITTKQQLGPDAQVDDKALVFVPTDPALTDPFLALVEDWFSTPGFEWHPHRGLETVTTVVDGVLEHGDNLGHTGALQAGEVQWMTAGRGIIHRELAYRDEHAHVLQMWLNLPAEKKLTPSRYQDLTKAAMPRVHAPGVTIDVHAGTVGGVTGATDTHHPVQGVVATLDPDAIYDLQVPAEHRLFAHVMNGRLLIGGRELHAGQTGWSDPVTRRSGDNGGAPAATSLHLAAVDPEQPARVMVYSGTPIHEPVAMGGPFVMNTKLEITKAFADFHAGAFGPVPRQARLAYDR, encoded by the coding sequence ATGACCGAACAGTTGACGGGTGAACGCACACTGACCCGCATCACCACCAAGCAGCAGCTGGGCCCCGACGCGCAGGTCGACGACAAGGCACTCGTCTTCGTGCCGACCGACCCGGCCCTGACCGACCCCTTCCTCGCCCTGGTCGAGGACTGGTTCTCCACCCCCGGCTTCGAGTGGCACCCCCACCGCGGCCTGGAGACCGTCACCACCGTCGTGGACGGCGTCCTGGAACACGGCGACAACCTCGGCCACACCGGGGCGCTGCAGGCCGGTGAGGTGCAGTGGATGACCGCCGGGCGCGGCATCATCCACCGTGAGCTCGCCTACCGCGACGAGCACGCACACGTGCTGCAGATGTGGCTCAATCTGCCCGCCGAGAAGAAGCTGACGCCGTCGCGCTACCAGGACCTGACCAAGGCCGCCATGCCACGCGTGCACGCGCCGGGTGTGACGATCGACGTCCACGCCGGCACCGTCGGCGGCGTCACCGGCGCGACCGACACCCATCACCCGGTGCAGGGCGTCGTCGCCACGCTTGACCCCGATGCCATCTACGACCTGCAAGTCCCCGCCGAACACCGGCTGTTCGCCCACGTCATGAACGGGCGCCTGCTGATCGGCGGCCGGGAACTGCACGCCGGGCAGACCGGCTGGTCCGACCCCGTCACGAGGAGGAGCGGGGACAACGGCGGTGCTCCGGCGGCCACCTCGCTGCACCTGGCGGCCGTCGACCCCGAACAGCCCGCCCGCGTCATGGTCTACAGCGGCACGCCCATCCACGAACCCGTCGCCATGGGCGGCCCGTTCGTCATGAACACCAAGCTGGAAATCACCAAGGCCTTCGCCGACTTCCACGCCGGCGCCTTCGGCCCGGTGCCCCGCCAGGCCCGCCTCGCCTACGACCGATGA
- a CDS encoding DoxX family protein — protein sequence MNIVLWILAGLLAAIFLGAGGAKLAQPKEKLVASPNMAWAEDFSPGMLKLIGALEVLAAVGLILPAALDIIPVLVPLAAVGLVLVMAGAAITHARRKESSAIVPNLVLIVLAGAVAWGRFGPYSFA from the coding sequence ATGAACATCGTTTTGTGGATTCTGGCCGGCCTGCTCGCCGCGATCTTCCTGGGCGCCGGCGGCGCGAAGCTGGCCCAGCCGAAGGAGAAGCTCGTCGCCTCGCCGAACATGGCGTGGGCCGAGGACTTCTCTCCGGGCATGCTCAAGCTGATCGGCGCCTTGGAGGTGCTGGCCGCGGTCGGATTGATCCTGCCCGCCGCGCTGGACATCATCCCCGTCCTGGTGCCGCTGGCCGCCGTCGGTCTCGTGCTGGTGATGGCCGGGGCGGCGATAACCCACGCCAGACGCAAGGAGTCCAGCGCGATCGTGCCGAACCTCGTGCTGATCGTACTGGCCGGTGCGGTGGCATGGGGCCGCTTCGGCCCGTACTCCTTCGCCTGA
- a CDS encoding NmrA/HSCARG family protein, with protein sequence MAEKKVIAVVGATGSQGGGLARAILADADGGFAVRALTRHPDSDTARELAALGAEVVKADIGDQRSLTEAFDGAHGAFLVTNFWADMSPEREKQEAATMARAAKAAGVAHVIWSTLEDTRDYIPLDDERMPTLMGSYKVPHFDAKAEANRFFTDAGVPTTFLQTTFYWENLLGPMAPRRGDDGRLVLAMPMADSPLAGIAVEDIGRTAYGIFRRGGDLVGRTVSIAGEHLTGKQMAEQLSEALGEDVAYVPVPFDAMRAQPFPAAAETGNMFQFYAEVPQFNAVRDLDVVRDLNPQLQTFQQWLNAHKPAFADA encoded by the coding sequence GTGGCGGAGAAGAAAGTCATCGCGGTGGTCGGCGCGACCGGTTCCCAGGGCGGCGGGCTGGCCAGGGCGATCCTGGCCGACGCCGACGGTGGGTTCGCGGTGCGTGCGCTGACCCGTCACCCCGACTCGGACACCGCACGCGAACTCGCGGCCCTGGGCGCCGAGGTGGTGAAGGCCGACATCGGCGACCAGCGGAGCCTGACGGAGGCGTTCGACGGGGCGCACGGGGCGTTCCTGGTGACCAACTTCTGGGCGGACATGTCGCCCGAGCGGGAGAAGCAGGAGGCGGCAACCATGGCCCGGGCCGCCAAGGCCGCGGGCGTGGCCCATGTGATCTGGTCGACCCTGGAGGACACCCGCGACTACATCCCGCTCGACGACGAGCGCATGCCGACGCTGATGGGCAGCTACAAGGTGCCGCACTTCGATGCCAAGGCCGAGGCCAACCGGTTCTTCACCGACGCCGGGGTCCCGACCACCTTCCTGCAGACCACTTTCTACTGGGAGAACCTGCTCGGTCCGATGGCGCCGCGACGGGGAGACGACGGCCGGCTCGTGCTGGCCATGCCGATGGCCGACAGCCCGCTCGCCGGCATCGCCGTCGAAGACATCGGCAGGACCGCCTACGGCATCTTCCGCCGTGGCGGTGACCTCGTGGGCCGCACCGTGTCCATCGCGGGCGAGCACCTGACCGGCAAGCAGATGGCCGAGCAGCTCAGCGAGGCCCTGGGTGAAGACGTGGCGTACGTGCCGGTGCCCTTCGACGCGATGCGGGCGCAGCCGTTCCCCGCCGCCGCCGAGACGGGCAACATGTTCCAGTTCTACGCGGAAGTGCCCCAGTTCAACGCGGTCCGCGACCTCGACGTCGTCCGCGACCTGAACCCGCAACTGCAGACGTTCCAGCAGTGGCTGAACGCACACAAGCCCGCCTTCGCCGACGCCTGA
- a CDS encoding MarR family winged helix-turn-helix transcriptional regulator — protein MNDTPAWLSPAEQHAWRAFIRLHQKLSARLERDLKAHKLSGADFQILVALTDTPDGRQRFQDLAHTIEWEQSRLSHQIARMTKRGLVAREECAEDGRGAFVAITPAGRTTIEAAAPHHVATVRRLVIDALGPDELATLARLSNLILEQLDNEPP, from the coding sequence ATGAACGACACACCTGCATGGCTGAGCCCCGCCGAGCAGCACGCCTGGCGTGCCTTCATCCGCCTGCACCAGAAACTCTCGGCCAGGCTGGAGCGTGACCTGAAGGCGCACAAACTGTCCGGCGCCGACTTTCAGATCCTCGTCGCCCTCACCGACACCCCCGACGGCCGGCAACGATTCCAGGACCTCGCCCACACCATCGAGTGGGAACAGAGCCGCCTGTCCCACCAGATCGCCAGGATGACCAAACGCGGCCTGGTGGCCCGGGAAGAATGCGCCGAGGACGGACGCGGCGCCTTCGTCGCCATCACACCGGCCGGCCGCACAACCATCGAGGCCGCCGCACCCCACCATGTGGCCACGGTCCGCCGCCTGGTCATCGACGCCCTCGGCCCGGACGAACTCGCCACCCTCGCACGGCTCTCCAACCTCATCCTCGAACAACTGGACAACGAGCCACCGTGA
- a CDS encoding helix-turn-helix domain-containing protein produces MAVALLAEVVGMVGTGTWSTDGLSQNRAPVAWTRKMPELHLPWTLTFPEPDRFRAAVRYRSLDELTVAEFRGGRYAGRRTDDAEGRPARIGVLINLSGRLVCRYGDGEVAVGPHDLLVWDSDLARAFDAVEPHHELSLLLPRGMVPQGLAAAAARASGPVPVGAGAGLAAIAADQLRAIVRELDHLSDAGLAIACQNFFDTLDSALVPTVEASPSASARAALLNRVRRYVEEHLDDPELSASSVAEALDVSVRTLHLAFAGTGTTVGRWIRERRLKVCYRELAHGSGERTVTDVAFRWGFNDVAHFSRVFKQTYGITPSRVVALARRASAG; encoded by the coding sequence ATGGCGGTGGCACTGCTCGCGGAGGTGGTCGGGATGGTCGGTACCGGCACGTGGTCGACCGATGGACTGTCGCAGAACCGTGCGCCCGTCGCGTGGACGCGCAAGATGCCCGAGCTGCACCTCCCGTGGACGCTGACATTCCCCGAGCCCGACCGGTTCCGGGCCGCTGTCCGCTACCGCAGCCTGGACGAACTCACCGTCGCCGAGTTCCGGGGCGGACGCTACGCGGGCCGGAGGACCGACGACGCCGAGGGACGGCCTGCGCGCATCGGGGTGCTGATCAACCTCAGCGGCCGGCTGGTGTGCCGGTACGGGGACGGCGAGGTGGCCGTCGGCCCCCATGACCTGCTGGTGTGGGACAGCGACCTCGCGCGTGCCTTCGACGCGGTCGAGCCCCACCACGAGCTCTCCCTCCTGCTTCCGCGCGGCATGGTCCCGCAGGGGCTCGCGGCCGCGGCCGCCCGCGCCAGCGGCCCCGTGCCGGTCGGTGCGGGAGCCGGTCTGGCGGCGATCGCCGCCGATCAGCTACGCGCGATCGTCCGCGAGCTGGACCACCTCTCGGACGCGGGACTCGCCATCGCCTGCCAGAACTTCTTCGACACCCTGGACTCCGCGCTCGTACCCACCGTGGAGGCGTCCCCTTCTGCGAGCGCCCGCGCGGCCCTGCTGAACCGGGTCCGCCGCTACGTGGAGGAGCATCTCGACGACCCGGAGCTGTCCGCCTCGTCGGTCGCGGAAGCACTCGATGTCTCCGTGCGCACGCTGCACCTCGCGTTCGCCGGCACGGGCACGACGGTGGGGCGCTGGATCCGCGAGCGGCGCCTGAAAGTCTGTTACCGGGAACTCGCGCACGGATCCGGGGAGCGGACCGTCACGGACGTCGCCTTCCGGTGGGGTTTCAACGACGTGGCGCATTTCAGCCGGGTCTTCAAGCAGACGTACGGCATCACACCGAGCCGTGTCGTGGCGCTGGCGCGCCGCGCTTCGGCCGGCTGA